From Micromonas commoda chromosome 15, complete sequence, one genomic window encodes:
- a CDS encoding predicted protein — VVIVDHGSRRKASNDLLEEFVRMYREETGRPIVELAHMELCEPGIDVAFSRCVEQGATLVAVSPFFLSPGRHWQEDIPALTAEAASKHPGVGYFVAAPLGLHPLMATIVESRLETCMAHLTTGGGKCDVCDGT, encoded by the exons GTAGTTATTGTCGACCACGGCTCGAGGAGGAAAGCATCAAACGACCTGCTG GAAGAATTCGTGAGGATGTACAGGGAGGAGACTGGTCGTCCCATTGTGGAGTTAGCTCACATGGAACTGTGCGAGCCCGGCATAGACGTCGCGTTCTCGCGGTGCGTCGAGCAGGGAGCGACGCTAGTAGCGGTGAGCCCATTCTTTCTATCCCCCGGGAGACATTGGCAGGAGGATAtccccgcgctcaccgccgaggcggcgtcgaaaCATCCGGGAGTTGGGTATTTTGTCGCGGCGCCACTCGGGCTGCATCCACTCATGGCAACTATCGTGGAGAGCCGGCTGGAGACGTGCATGGCGCACCTCACGACCGGTGGCGGTAAGTGTGACGTGTGCGACGGGACG
- a CDS encoding predicted protein, producing MINAEGENVDLYIPRKCSWTNRLIEAKDHASVQINIGHLDQSGVYNGKYTTVALSGFVRCMGDGDSATDLLWQKKKAGVGQA from the exons ATGATCAACGCCGAGGGTGAGAACGTCGACCTTTACATCCCCCGCAAGTGCAGCTGGACCAACCGCCTCATCGAGGCCAAGGACCACGCTTCCGTGCAGATCAACATCGGCCACCTCGACCAGTCCGGTGTCTACAATGGCAAGTACACCACCGTCGCCCTCTCCGGCTTCGTGAGGTGCATG GGTGATGGCGACTCCGCCACCGACCTTCTCTGgcagaagaagaaggccggCGTCGGCCAGGCTTAA
- a CDS encoding predicted protein: MAAISAMPHRAFDLSYPGPASALAGARDRGSTLVRQDRARLSKPTPSQRVSAGGRGSVAVRSSIDDIPDEIPEELIPDALKGLVLNEDGDLVDTKTGKVLNEFGATRFDVAVRAMRGEYDPIGASTEHEEGQIMDTLTQFPTDYTFQVSGRKEDLGQDSALDDLCGVIGHVCGCEISRETQVEIKERGSSGKFLSVWVTCRVYSAFMVNETLRQVKEDERVMMAC; encoded by the coding sequence ATGGCGGCGATCTCCGCAATGCCTCATCGGGCGTTCGACCTCTCGTACCCTGGGCCGGcttcggcgctcgcgggtgccCGGGACCGTGGGTCGACGCTGGTGCGTCAAGACCGGGCGCGACTGAGCAAGCCGACTCCATCTCAGCGTGTCTCCGCTGGCGGCAGAGGCTCCGTGGCGGTGCGATCCAGCATAGACGACATCCCCGATGAGATTCCCGAGGAGCTCATACCGGATGCGCTCAAGGGTCTGGTGCTcaacgaggacggcgacctCGTGGACACGAAGACCGGCAAGGTTCTGAACGAGTTTGGCGCGACCcgcttcgacgtcgccgtgaggGCCATGCGCGGCGAGTACGATCCCATCGGCGCCAGCACCGAGCACGAGGAGGGTCAGATCATGGACACCCTCACGCAATTTCCCACGGATTACACCTTCCAGGTCAGCGGGAGGAAGGAGGATCTCGGCCAGGACTCCGCGTTGGATGACCTCTGCGGCGTCATCGGCCACGTGTGCGGTTGCGAGATATCGAGGGAGACGCAGGTGGAGATCAAGGAGCGCGGAAGCAGCGGGAAGTTCCTGTCGGTGTGGGTGACGTGCAGGGTATACTCGGCGTTCATGGTAAACGAGACGCTGAGGCAGGTcaaggaggacgagcgaGTCATGATGGCGTGCTGA
- a CDS encoding predicted protein — translation MINIPQEDGTCACKDGWTGEGCERATPGISKERRRDGTYGYSFTTEAERGVGAAIFDPQKKVLYVSVYDAAAGADAVFEVDPLNPATFTASSLTSRGWGVAGPHRADGATKQPVALAPDAGYCGTATGIQTAAGCSDGTHPRAHGHYNATLSGGWYSVFRGLALDLSGPLTGVFGSLNMHGAAQPTPYKFKIVKYVGKDCTGSSWDDCVIGSASSRNPSYVYGGNGTLDAMASNEVTGQVVYKFSPHDGVSPGKVGMLAADLSTSTEFHIDPTLMDTRVSGTCPACATHHEALRFETAMYAQTALDGKNWVIFAGAARMESDGTSYPALFKISADSSAFTTGQGTGQEMYLDGSSEALKLPSACEGVTDAKQGRHTSFTSLTKHGSYGYAGTSGRDANCDGCEHRSACVVMFSLDYNSLDSPTKVIVFEGGDGGLDEKDVWAAAVEPITEMGADGGFIYFAVGDRSNSGFGRIVKVMIGGTDTASTCTSGCFKRVGTFEESAPFGGIVHVADLNGIVSLSRSFTNTTYTKFSTASVTSISPQFVSSTTSGTIVTIRGTGFYSPWNDESTYNVSCRFGHTSTLDSDFQEEAWSGAIYVSSTEIRCTVPSALDSMTSTKTNNRQTYTELEVSFDGFPVDGVPTSGSLNPYWGKSMWTRHNAVVFYYDEPIIASFDVGHGDYGNKVLFTGENETNAPVTLRLFGGPFIDSDGSDGGPARLKCRYNGDATTDVAATFVAVNQLHCPLCEVSNASGVDRCGAHGTSGAAQYIPLPWLAGGQPKSDVDVSITMNGVEYHSSGSTVLHLYGSPHGLSVIHPKCTMDGFSGVVTDSTLGVLNGGRDCRHNLLSYPGNAEADGTMKLDPVEVSLADINGTVIKNDMGVGGIRGFKITAAVNATGSEGSSRNILTLAPGGVERTTVNGTTTFELSLSFVPIQGVYEIFFTGEDCTDGSTWLEPMLMMLI, via the exons ATGATTAATATCCCGCAGGAGGACGGAACGTGCGCGTGCAAAGACGGTTGGACCGGGGAGGgatgcgagcgcgcgacTCCGGGCATTTCCAAggaacgtcgacgcgacggtaCGTACGGCTATTCCTTCACCaccgaggcggagaggggcgtgggcgcggcgattTTTGACCCGCAGAAGAAGGTTTTGTACGTATCCGTGTACgatgccgcggcgggagcagATGCGGTGTTCGAGGTGGACCCCTTGAACCCCGCAACCTTCACGGCGAGCAGCCTGACGTCGCGCGGCTGGGGCGTGGCTGGTCCCCACCGCGCAGATGGCGCGACAAAGcagcccgtcgcgctcgcccctgATGCGGGCTACTgcggcacggcgacgggtaTTCAGACCGCAGCGGGATGTTCAGATGGGACACATCCCAGGGCTCACGGTCATTACAACGCAACGCTTTCCGGCGGATGGTACTCGGTCTTCAGGGGCCTGGCTCTCGACCTCAGTGGTCCCTTGACTGGTGTATTCGGCTCGCTCAACATGCACGGAGCCGCCCAGCCGACGCCATACAAGTTTAAGATCGTCAAGTACGTCGGCAAAGATTGCACCGGTTCCTCGTGGGACGATTGCGTCATCgggtccgcgagctcgcgaaaTCCGAGCTACGTGTACGGTGGGAACGGCACCCTTGATGCGATGGCATCTAACGAGGTAACCGGCCAGGTGGTTTACAAGTTTTCACCACACGACGGTGTGTCCCCGGGGAAGGTCGGGATGCTTGCAGCTGATCTGTCTACGTCTACGGAGTTTCACATCGATCCCACGCTAATGGACACGAGGGTTAGCGGTACGTGCccggcgtgcgcgacgcaccACGAGGCTCTGAGGTTCGAGACTGCGATGTACGCGCAGACTGCTTTGGACGGCAAAAACTGGGTCATCTTTGCGGGCGCAGCGAGGATGGAGTCGGACGGAACCTCGTACCCAGCGCTGTTCAAGATCTCCGCGGACTCCTCGGCCTTTACCACGGGCCAGGGCACTGGTCAGGAAATGTATCTCGACGGATCGAGCGAAGCGCTTAAGCTTCCCAGCGCGTGCGAGGGTGTGACGGATGCGAAGCAGGGTCGCCACACCTCGttcacgtcgctgacgaaGCACGGGTCATACGGGTACGCAGGCACTTCGGGTCGAGACGCGAATTGCGATGGTTGCGAGCATCGCTCGGCGTGTGTGGTCATGTTTTCGCTCGACTACAACAGTTTAGACTCCCCGACGAAGGTCATCGTGTTCGAGGGTGGGGACGGGGGTCTGGACGAGAAGGACGTctgggccgcggcggtcgagccCATCACTGAAATGGGTGCCGACGGTGGGTTCATCTACTTCGCAGTCGGTGACCGCTCGAACTCTGGTTTTGGGAGGATCGTCAAGGTCATGATCGGTGGGACGGATACGGCATCGACGTGCACATCGGGCTGCTTCAAACGCGTGGGTACGTTCGAGGAGAGCGCTCCGTTTGGAGGTAttgtccacgtcgccgacctcaACGGGATTGTATCCCTCAGTCGGTCGTTCACAAACACGACATACACGAAGTTTTCGACAGCGTCGGTGACCTCCATATCTCCTCAGTTTGTGAGCTCTACTACGTCTGGGACGATTGTTACGATCCGAGGGACCGGGTTCTACTCTCCCTGGAACGACGAGTCGACCTACAACGTGAGCTGCAGGTTTGGCCACACCTCCACTTTGGACTCGGACTTTCAGGAGGAGGCGTGGAGCGGCGCGATTTACGTGTCTTCCACGGAGATTCGCTGCACGGTGCCCTCGGCATTGGATTCGATGACTTCTACGAAAACGAACAACCGGCAAACGTACACGGAACTTGAGGTTTCCTTTGACGGGTTCCCCGTCGATGGTGTTCCAACGTCTGGATCGCTCAACCCTTACTGGGGGAAAAGCATGTGGACTCGTCACAACGCCGTTGTCTTTTACTACGATGAACCAATCATCGCCTCTTTCGACGTTGGACACGGCGACTACGGGAACAAGGTATTGTTCACTGGCGAAAATGAGACCAACGCGCCCGTCACGCTTCGATTGTTTGGTGGTCCATTCATCGACAGTGACGGCAGTGATGGTGGACCGGCGCGCCTGAAGTGCAGGTACAACGGCGATGCCACCACCGATGTCGCGGCAACTTTTGTCGCCGTGAACCAGCTGCATTGCCCACTGTGTGAGGTCTCCAACGCGTCTGGAGTCGATCGTTGCGGTGCTCATGGAACTTCGGGCGCAGCACAGTACATCCCACTCCCATGGCTGGCAGGTGGACAGCCCAAGTCTGACGTCGACGTGTCGATCACGATGAATGGTGTCGAGTATCACTCCTCAGGCTCAACGGTTCTGCACTTGTACGGATCACCCCACGGGTTGAGCGTGATACACCCGAAATGCACTATGGATGGATTTTCCGGTGTGGTGACGGATTCCACGCTGGGCGTACTGAACGGGGGTCGAGACTGCCGACACAACTTGCTCAGCTACCCCGGTaacgccgaggccgacgggACAATGAAACTTGACCCGGTCGAGGTGAGCTTGGCGGACATCAACGGCACGGTGATTAAAAACGACATGGGCGTTGGTGGTATCCGTGGATTCAAAATAACAGCTGCAGTGAACGCGACTGGCTCTGAAGGATCCAGCAGGAACATCCTGACCCTGGCGCCTGGTGGTGTGGAACGCACCACTGTGAATGGCACCACAACTTTTGAGCTTTCACTCAGCTTTGTCCCAATCCAGGGAGTGTACGAGATTTTCTTCACCGGGGAGGATTGCACCGATGGATCGACTT GGTTGGAGCCAATGTTGATGATGTTAATATAA
- a CDS encoding predicted protein, with protein MTRPCQEVKPNSYSDWKGNCHCLPGYTEDTALPDQNGTGYFLDLNNTQVAPMSLYEPVVFFEGDWVGALNPYGVCVPCRNGYYKEYPGSHPCTKCPENFDTARIDGNWAPPHNSTSGKILAGPLGKTRLEDCHCIANTPIEGVVWVDEPELESYYRNYSREGYRCDVCPHGGNCTGLDIPYIAAQPGFYRTSTVTTKFNKCPNPEACVGGFDSLCLVGNNSGYTGTLCANCLPGYAHPTINGRFPPRCLGCGNVGINTAIFLVQLAGIVSIISIVVWTNVRRGSDAICLIKTFITYMQTVSLAKDLDLRWPEATSGFMVFMEKLSTIDMRSFSVQCLFPGNYYSETGLYLATPLIMGTALLLYYSVFQFFEEQRSSISSRRGRTSKIAEIEEESESDDDGDRSPVVKAADLRTKVRVEAMDNAMFEESWEAKAFDKVFMLAIIMLWFMYPTLAKYMIGLLQCKRLDTGSDNVFLVADMSIKCYDSTHSSWLFLFFVVLIIYVLGIPLLSMFLLQLEGENHDRLGMRFRVGFLYKGHDIERAWWWDLVIFARKFTMISVVVLGA; from the coding sequence ATGACTCGACCGTGTCAGGAGGTAAAGCCAAACAGCTATTCGGATTGGAAGGGTAACTGCCACTGCCTGCCTGGGTACACCGAAGATACTGCTCTTCCCGACCAAAATGGTACTGGATACTTTCTGGACCTCAACAACACTCAAGTCGCACCGATGTCGTTGTACGAGCCAGTGGTGTTCTTTGAGGGCGATTGGGTTGGTGCCCTAAATCCATACGGAGTCTGCGTGCCATGTAGGAATGGGTACTATAAGGAATACCCCGGGTCTCACCCGTGCACAAAGTGTCCAGAGAATTTTGACACTGCGCGCATAGACGGCAACTGGGCTCCCCCGCACAATTCTACGTCGGGGAAGATCCTTGCCGGTCCCCTCGGGAAGACCAGATTAGAAGACTGCCACTGCATCGCAAACACTCCGATCGAAGGTGTGGTATGGGTGGACGAGCCTGAGCTTGAATCCTATTACCGAAACTATTCTCGCGAAGGGTACAGATGCGATGTTTGTCCCCATGGTGGTAACTGCACGGGCCTTGACATACCGTATATTGCTGCGCAGCCCGGATTTTACAGGACTAGCACGGTTACCACCAAATTCAACAAATGCCCTAATCCAGAAGCCTGTGTTGGCGGGTTTGACAGCCTCTGCCTCGTGGGCAACAACAGTGGGTACACAGGAACGCTCTGTGCAAACTGTCTGCCTGGATATGCTCACCCGACCATCAATGGGCGCTTCCCTCCTCGATGTCTGGGATGTGGAAACGTTGGCATCAATACAGCAATCTTCCTCGTGCAGCTTGCAGGCATTGTGTCCATCATCTCCATAGTTGTGTGGACAAATGTCAGGCGCGGATCCGATGCCATCTGCCTGATCAAGACCTTCATCACGTATATGCAGACTGTCTCCCTCGCTAAGGACCTTGACTTGCGATGGCCAGAAGCAACGTCTGGCTTTATGGTCTTCATGGAGAAGTTAAGTACTATAGACATGCGATCTTTCTCGGTGCAGTGTTTGTTCCCGGGCAACTACTACTCCGAGACTGGATTGTATCTTGCAACACCCCTGATCATGGGCACTGCCCTGCTGCTGTACTACTCAGTTTTCCAGTTCTTCGAAGAACAGAGAAGCTCAATCTCGAGTAGACGGGGAAGGACGTCTAAGATTGCAGAAATTGAAGAGGAATCGGAGAGCGACGATGATGGAGATCGTAGCCCTGTGGTCAAAGCTGCAGATCTCAGGACTAAGGTAAGGGTCGAGGCAATGGACAACGCAATGTTTGAGGAGTCATGGGAAGCGAAAGCATTTGACAAGGTTTTCATGCTGGCGATCATTATGCTGTGGTTCATGTACCCCACGCTCGCCAAGTACATGATCGGTCTTCTGCAATGCAAGCGCCTTGACACCGGATCCGACAACGTCTTTCTGGTCGCAGATATGAGCATCAAGTGCTACGACTCGACACACAGCAGCTGGCTGTTCCTCTTCTTCGTTGTTCTCATCATCTACGTCCTCGGCATTCCATTGCTGTCGATGTTCCTCCTACAACTGGAAGGCGAAAACCACGATCGACTCGGTATGCGGTTCCGAGTCGGATTTCTTTACAAAGGACATGATATCGAGAGGGCTTGGTGGTGGGACCTTGTGATATTTGCTCGCAAATTCACGATGATCAGCGTTGTCGTCCTCGGAGCTAA
- a CDS encoding predicted protein yields the protein MGYLFYERDEWWIHLIASFVFFAFNLFMWYLLFVCLKQELALEGETMRIARANHDYELEDKIADEFEKRRDKEKDQQKAMEEKAKLDQMVGRPLPFADDNLWEKMRTATVPEMRQDHKELSDKLEDMRSKWKQRWNANVERKYRVDEVHRVKEVSAAEKWRERKAAEQSATLKAREGTLRQTWQERMAQRKAERDKSNGGRR from the coding sequence ATGGGTTACTTGTTCTACGAACGGGACGAGTGGTGGATCCATCTCATAGCGTCGTTTGTGTTCTTCGCCTTCAACCTCTTCATGTGGTACTTGTTGTTCGTCTGCTTGAAGCAGGAGCTCGCCCTCGAAGGTGAGACGATGAggatcgcccgcgcgaatCACGACTATGAATTGGAAGACAAGATCGCGGATGAGTTCGAGAAGAGGCGCGACAAGGAGAAGGACCAACAGAAGGCGatggaggagaaggccaagctCGACCAGATGGTAGGCCGGCCACTTCCCTTTGCCGATGACAATCTCTGGGAGAAGATGAGGACCGCAACGGTCCCGGAGATGCGACAGGATCATAAGGAGCTGTCGGACAAACTCGAGGACATGAGATCTAAGTGGAAGCAGCGCTGGAACGCCAACGTAGAGAGGAAATACCGCGTGGATGAGGTCCACAGAGTGAAGGAGGTCTCCGCGGCTGAGAAGTGGCGAGAGCGCAAGGCTGCAGAACAGAGCGCGACACTGAAGGCGAGGGAGGGAACGCTCAGGCAGACCTGGCAAGAGAGGATGGCACAGCGTAAAGCTGAAAGAGATAAGTCAAACGGAGGTCGAAGGTGA
- the PSBQ gene encoding oxygen-evolving enhancer protein 3, chloroplast precursor (Oxygen evolving enhancer protein 3 (PsbQ). TargeT and ChloroP predict 34aa CTP; OEE3), protein MAAISSAASVFTGKALVQAKTAPKAKASVAVTASADARKAASLLAAGVIALQATPAMALNMIELQDERQTNKNGLQLIYEARDLNITQSVRQDGNSRFSFQKLTTAQTATRASESIKRLNTDVGEYVGKAYWTQAANELRRQVGTLRFDMNNLVADKGGDKAAAKAFYASIEKLDFSIRQKDQAAATAALASVQEQGNALIKQLA, encoded by the exons ATGGCTGCCATTTCCTCCGCTGCTTCCGTGTTCACCGGCAAGGCCCTCGTCCAGGCGAAGACCGCccccaaggccaaggcgtccgtcgccgtgaccgcctccgccgatgCCCGCAAG GCTgcctccctcctcgcggccgGTGTCATCGCTCTCCAGGCCACCCCCGCCATGGCGCTCAACATGATCGAGCTCCAGGACGAGCGCCAGACCAACAAGAACGGTCTCCAGCTCATCTATGAG GCCCGTGATCTCAACATCACCCAGTCCGTGCGCCAGGACGGCAACTCCCGCTTCTCCTTCCAGAAGCTCACCACTGCCCAgaccgcgacccgcgcgtccgagtCGATCAAGCGCCTCAACACTGACGTGGGTGAGTACGTCGGCAAGGCCTACTGGACCCAGGCCGCCaacgagctccgccgccaggTTGGTACCCTCCGCTTCGACATGAACAACCTCGTTGCGGACAAGGGTGGCGACAAGGCTGCGGCCAAGGCTTTCTACGCCTCCATCGAGAAGCTCGACTTCTCCATCCGCCAGAAGGACCAGGctgccgccaccgccgcgctcgcctccgtcCAGGAGCAGGGCAACGCCCTCATCAAGCAGCTCGCGTAA
- a CDS encoding predicted protein, whose product MSAAMRRTSGNELCVRTFLLVPVAAVCLLLARAALLMWFYSSPLVVALSPAAETGAGAGWAGSSGLLDRVLALGPIEHARPRHPRRPKDEAAMFAVHVRRGDPKNDGSQAGEVERLAAQRLARDDGAEMEVGDGLNIVRAHFVYENDLTDPLEPDEVERWLGGAPGSDSSRLVEASRRRERDAVGEAFDEFSGIYGAAVKTKAIRWLHESPSTYDRAWVIEPDVVYTGRWAELFAFYDEKYPRSDLVSVNSTHSTGGSSWAHAAECTLCSEGDGRWQTAFLPVFRISRRLASAVLETLRSNRTGHHEALLPTVCERLSWCEWTSISHGDIYRYRPFIALDEAEQSAKPGRLYHPVKSADVLRALARVEEV is encoded by the coding sequence ATGAGCGCAGCCATGCGAAGGACCAGTGGGAACGAGCTTTGCGTCCGCACCTTCCTGCTCGTGCCCGTGGCGGCGGTTTGCCTGCTGttggcccgcgccgcgctgcttATGTGGTTCTACAGTTCCCCGCTGGTCGTGGCACTCTCCCCGGCCGCGGAGACGGGAGCGGGAGCCGGATGGGCGGGATCATCAGGACTGCTCGACcgcgtgctcgcgctcggcccgATCGAGCACGCACGACCTCGTCACCCACGACGACCaaaggacgaggcggcgatgttCGCGGTACACGTCAGGCGAGGTGACCCCAAAAACGACGGGAGTCAAGCAGGGGAGGTGGAGAGGCTCGCCGCTCagaggctcgcgagggacgacggcgcggagatggaggTTGGTGACGGACTCAACATCGTACGCGCGCACTTCGTGTACGAGAACGACCTGACGGATCCCCTCGAAcccgacgaggtcgagcgGTGGCTCGGTGGCGCGCCGGGCTCTGACTCGTCCAGGCTCGTCGAGGCTTCCAGGCGTcgagagcgcgacgccgtgggcgAGGCTTTCGACGAGTTCAGCGGCATCTACGGGGCAGCCGTCAAGACCAAAGCAATCCGGTGGTTGCACGAGTCTCCGTCCACGTACGACCGCGCGTGGGTGATCGAACCCGACGTTGTCTACACCGGACGGTGGGCCGAGCTTTTCGCCTTTTACGACGAGAAATATCCACGCTCGGACCTCGTATCAGTAAACAGCACCCACAGCACCGGAGGGTCGAGCTGGGCCCACGCTGCGGAGTGCACGCTCTGCTCAGAGGGCGATGGACGGTGGCAGACGGCGTTCCTGCCGGTGTTCAGGATATCTCGAaggctcgcgtccgcggttcTCGAGACCCTCCGCTCCAACCGCACAGGTCACCACGAGGCTCTCCTGCCAACCGTGTGCGAGAGACTTTCGTGGTGCGAGTGGACCAGCATCAGCCACGGGGACATATACAGGTACCGTCCATTCATTGCGTTAGACGAGGCGGAGCAAAGCGCGAAGCCCGGAAGGCTGTACCACCCGGTCAAGTCCGCTGATGTTTTAAGGGCGCTGGCACGCGTGGAGGAGGTTTGA
- a CDS encoding predicted protein encodes MEAAHHRLSDACLLVSRAAGTLEAACAEYETAQATVRRWSQTGTGDPTSLDDVLDRAKGIRQMRLDDGDAPSTSSKRRTLPVDFVELKQRYMSVVPTNERVLLDIRERVSEASRGFMDKLAARRRRRGGASGGSSDEREDCLNARSVLGALRWIQGTMKATDWTRLRAEEMSTGELCDAAYALGNVVRLWKECGPVLDALMNSDDVKVLRRRDDFLTVLAQSKHLRYANRNVYAEVDERALRQMDGATGEPSFLTWLPRECWLDGSAPPQPPEPNLSCDRTQYVEIALVWQQIQMNFFMAHLENALYKEVVPELFDDIDDEDDDTVAYKLRLARSIVLAGKSRRCATIGVYQDVE; translated from the coding sequence ATGGAGGCGGCTCATCATCGCCTCAGCGACGCGTGCTTGCTGGTGAGTAGGGCCGCGGGGACGCTTGAAGCGGCGTGTGCGGAGTACGAGACGGCTCAGGCGACGGTCAGGAGATGGTCGCAGACCGGCACCGGTGACCCAACCTCGCTGGACGACGTCCTGGACCGCGCGAAGGGCATCCGGCAGATGCGactggacgacggcgacgcgccctcgacgtcgagcaaGAGACGTACGCTGCCGGTCGATTTCGTCGAGCTCAAGCAGCGATACATGAGCGTCGTCCCGACGAACGAGCGGGTGCTGCTGGacatccgcgagcgcgtcagCGAAGCGTCGCGGGGCTTCATGgacaagctcgccgcgcggagacgacgacgcgggggcgcaaGCGGTGGGAGTtcggacgagcgcgaagaCTGTCTGAATGCCAGGTCGGTCCTGGGCGCGCTCCGGTGGATCCAGGGCACGATGAAAGCCACGGACTGGACGCGGCTCAGGGCCGAGGAGATGTCCACTGGCGAgctgtgcgacgccgcgtacgcTCTCGGTAACGTGGTCAGGCTGTGGAAGGAGTGCGGTCCGGTGCTCGATGCGCTAATGAACTCAGACGACGTCAAAGTgttgcggcggcgggacgatTTCCTCACCGTCCTGGCGCAGTCCAAGCACCTCAGGTACGCCAACAGGAACGTCTACGCCGAGGTGGATGAGCGGGCGCTGCGACAGATGGACGGAGCGACGGGCGAGCCCTCGTTCCTGACCTGGCTGCCTCGCGAGTGTTGGCTGgacggctcggcgccgcctcaACCCCCGGAACCCAACCTGAGCTGCGACAGGACGCAGTACGTGGAGATTGCGCTGGTGTGGCAGCAGATCCAGATGAACTTCTTCATGGCGCACCTGGAGAATGCGTTGTACAAGGAGGTCGTGCCGGAGCTGTTCGACGATattgacgacgaggacgacgacacggTGGCGTACAAGCTGCGCCTCGCCCGATCGATCGTACTGGCAGGGAAATCTAGGCGATGCGCGACCATAGGAGTTTACCAGGACGTGGAGTGA
- a CDS encoding predicted protein, giving the protein MGNQRARSRGLRHGTRNMFSRPFRKKGPNNATTYLRTFRIGDYVDIKVNPSQQKGMPYLAYQGRTGIVWNVTPRAVGVEVNKQIGGRVARKRIHVRIEHVQHSNCRADFLARRKANDEAHEAAHKSGQPAPQTKRTVPGPREGFTLENVKTEILTAVPYDIVREGIKY; this is encoded by the exons ATGGGTAACCAGAGGGCTCGCTCCCGCGGTCTCCGCCATGGCACGCGTAACATGTTCAGCCGTCCCTTCCGCAAGAAGGGACCGAACAACGCCACCACCTACCTGAGGACCTTCAGG ATCGGTGACTACGTCGACATCAAGGTGAACCCTTCCCAGCAGAAGGGTATGCCTTACCTGGCGTACCAGGGCCGCACTGGTATCGTGTGGAACGTCACCCCCCGTGCCGTCGGTGTTGAGGTTAACAAGCAG ATTGGTGGTCGCGTCGCTAGGAAGCGCATCCACGTCCGCATCGAGCACGTGCAGCACTCCAACTGCCGCGCGGActtcctcgcccgccgcaaGGCGAACGATGAGGCCCACGAGGCTGCGCACAAGTCTGGAC AGCCCGCGCCCCAGACTAAGCGCACCGTCCCCGGTCCCCGTGAGGGTTTCACCCTGGAGAACGTCAAGACCGAGATCCTGACGGCCGTCCCCTACGACATCGTTCGTGAGGGTATCAAGTACTAA